One window of the Rosa rugosa chromosome 3, drRosRugo1.1, whole genome shotgun sequence genome contains the following:
- the LOC133740672 gene encoding uncharacterized protein LOC133740672 isoform X2, with the protein MFPHLKFPKRFSLTASIDWFYRHYFVNAGLRSVITDLGDGDDTNMHCWVPKIHKPFKPNIILIHGFGANAMWQYGEHIRHFTSHFNVYVPDLVFFGNSYTSSQERTDLFQATCVIKLMQAHRVEKTSVVGISYGGFVGYSIAVQCPEMVEKLVLCCAGVCMEEKDMEDGLFNVSNLEEASSILLPQTPQKLKELMRYSFFKPAKAIPSFFLTDFIKVMCTNNVEEKRELIGAILVNRKMSNVPKISQPTLIIWGEQDQIFPLELGYRLKSIAGICLLFVGHSFCL; encoded by the exons ATGTTTCCTCATCTCAAGTTTCCCAAACGCTTCAGTTTGACGGCTTCAATAGATTGGTTTTACCGCCATTATTTTGTCAATGCTGGTCTTCGGTCTGTGATAACTGATCTAGGTGATGGTGATGACACCAACATGCATTGTTGGGTGCCTAAGATTCATAAACCATTCAAACCCAACATCATCTTGATTCATGGGTTCGGAGCCAATGCAATGTGGCAGTACGGTGAGCACATTCGTCATTTCACCTCTCATTTTAACGTCTACGTGCCCGATCTTGTTTTCTTTGGAAACTCTTACACGTCCAGCCAAGAACGAACTGATTTGTTCCAGGCTACATGTGTAATTAAGTTGATGCAGGCCCATAGGGTTGAAAAGACAAGCGTTGTTGGGATAAGTTATGGTGGATTTGTGGGGTATAGTATAGCGGTGCAATGTCCGGAGATGGTAGAAAAGTTGGTATTGTGTTGTGCTGGAGTTTGCATGGAGGAGAAAGATATGGAAGATGGACTGTTTAATGTTTCTAATTTAGAGGAGGCTTCAAGTATTTTGTTACCACAGACACCTCAAAAATTGAAGGAACTAATGCGATATTCATTCTTCAAGCCTGCTAAGGCCATCCCTTCTTTTTTCCTCACCGATTTTATTAAA GTAATGTGTACGAACAATgttgaagagaagagagagttgaTTGGGGCAATATTGGTGAACCGAAAAATGTCTAATGTACCCAAGATCTCGCAG CCCACATTAATAATATGGGGAGAGCAAGATCAAATATTCCCTTTAGAACTGGGTTACAGATTAAAAAG CATTGCTGGCATTTGCCTCCTGTTTGTTGGGCACTCGTTTTGTTTGTAG
- the LOC133740672 gene encoding uncharacterized protein LOC133740672 isoform X1 — protein sequence MFPHLKFPKRFSLTASIDWFYRHYFVNAGLRSVITDLGDGDDTNMHCWVPKIHKPFKPNIILIHGFGANAMWQYGEHIRHFTSHFNVYVPDLVFFGNSYTSSQERTDLFQATCVIKLMQAHRVEKTSVVGISYGGFVGYSIAVQCPEMVEKLVLCCAGVCMEEKDMEDGLFNVSNLEEASSILLPQTPQKLKELMRYSFFKPAKAIPSFFLTDFIKVMCTNNVEEKRELIGAILVNRKMSNVPKISQPTLIIWGEQDQIFPLELGYRLKRHIGKHSQLVIIKKAGHAVNLEQHKEFIKHLKSFLCDLFWSPPPSPTWKDHFHGHINKVY from the exons ATGTTTCCTCATCTCAAGTTTCCCAAACGCTTCAGTTTGACGGCTTCAATAGATTGGTTTTACCGCCATTATTTTGTCAATGCTGGTCTTCGGTCTGTGATAACTGATCTAGGTGATGGTGATGACACCAACATGCATTGTTGGGTGCCTAAGATTCATAAACCATTCAAACCCAACATCATCTTGATTCATGGGTTCGGAGCCAATGCAATGTGGCAGTACGGTGAGCACATTCGTCATTTCACCTCTCATTTTAACGTCTACGTGCCCGATCTTGTTTTCTTTGGAAACTCTTACACGTCCAGCCAAGAACGAACTGATTTGTTCCAGGCTACATGTGTAATTAAGTTGATGCAGGCCCATAGGGTTGAAAAGACAAGCGTTGTTGGGATAAGTTATGGTGGATTTGTGGGGTATAGTATAGCGGTGCAATGTCCGGAGATGGTAGAAAAGTTGGTATTGTGTTGTGCTGGAGTTTGCATGGAGGAGAAAGATATGGAAGATGGACTGTTTAATGTTTCTAATTTAGAGGAGGCTTCAAGTATTTTGTTACCACAGACACCTCAAAAATTGAAGGAACTAATGCGATATTCATTCTTCAAGCCTGCTAAGGCCATCCCTTCTTTTTTCCTCACCGATTTTATTAAA GTAATGTGTACGAACAATgttgaagagaagagagagttgaTTGGGGCAATATTGGTGAACCGAAAAATGTCTAATGTACCCAAGATCTCGCAG CCCACATTAATAATATGGGGAGAGCAAGATCAAATATTCCCTTTAGAACTGGGTTACAGATTAAAAAG GCATATTGGGAAACACAGTCAACTAGTGATTATTAAGAAGGCAGGACATGCTGTGAACCTGGAACAACACAAGGAGTTTATAAAGCATTTAAAATCGTTTCTTTGTGACTTATTTTGGTCTCCTCCACCATCACCAACATGGAAAGATCACTTTCACGGTCACATCAACAAAGTATATTGA
- the LOC133740672 gene encoding uncharacterized protein LOC133740672 isoform X3 produces the protein MGSEPMQCGSTLMQAHRVEKTSVVGISYGGFVGYSIAVQCPEMVEKLVLCCAGVCMEEKDMEDGLFNVSNLEEASSILLPQTPQKLKELMRYSFFKPAKAIPSFFLTDFIKVMCTNNVEEKRELIGAILVNRKMSNVPKISQPTLIIWGEQDQIFPLELGYRLKRHIGKHSQLVIIKKAGHAVNLEQHKEFIKHLKSFLCDLFWSPPPSPTWKDHFHGHINKVY, from the exons ATGGGTTCGGAGCCAATGCAATGTGGCAGTACG TTGATGCAGGCCCATAGGGTTGAAAAGACAAGCGTTGTTGGGATAAGTTATGGTGGATTTGTGGGGTATAGTATAGCGGTGCAATGTCCGGAGATGGTAGAAAAGTTGGTATTGTGTTGTGCTGGAGTTTGCATGGAGGAGAAAGATATGGAAGATGGACTGTTTAATGTTTCTAATTTAGAGGAGGCTTCAAGTATTTTGTTACCACAGACACCTCAAAAATTGAAGGAACTAATGCGATATTCATTCTTCAAGCCTGCTAAGGCCATCCCTTCTTTTTTCCTCACCGATTTTATTAAA GTAATGTGTACGAACAATgttgaagagaagagagagttgaTTGGGGCAATATTGGTGAACCGAAAAATGTCTAATGTACCCAAGATCTCGCAG CCCACATTAATAATATGGGGAGAGCAAGATCAAATATTCCCTTTAGAACTGGGTTACAGATTAAAAAG GCATATTGGGAAACACAGTCAACTAGTGATTATTAAGAAGGCAGGACATGCTGTGAACCTGGAACAACACAAGGAGTTTATAAAGCATTTAAAATCGTTTCTTTGTGACTTATTTTGGTCTCCTCCACCATCACCAACATGGAAAGATCACTTTCACGGTCACATCAACAAAGTATATTGA